A genomic segment from Sparus aurata chromosome 20, fSpaAur1.1, whole genome shotgun sequence encodes:
- the mms19 gene encoding MMS19 nucleotide excision repair protein homolog isoform X1, with amino-acid sequence MAADTALMLSLVEEYVSGLQDSKAKDTAKGVKDGEFTVLQLVEALGLSLTSSQPHTRARGVQLLSEVLQECYGGLTEREVEVLIAFYENRLKDHYVITPPVLQGLRALTKCTALPPGSAVSMLRSLFQDVHVQSLMLAERACVYNMLINLMETREAELKGLGADFVFGFVQSMDGERDPRNLLLAFQIAKSIVHRGYDLGKFTEELFEVTSCYFPIDFSPPPNDPHGITREELILTLRDVLAGTPQFAEFLLPLIIEKLDSDVQSAKLDSLQTLTACVSQYEHKDLAEFLEGLWASLRREVFQTSSEKIESAGLAALTALTSCLSRSVLNSDSEDSLCIFLDLVLKDCKHHLCEPDLKLVWPSAKLLQAACSASNRASHIIVTAVVPSIIEQYNNRTQCSHRRTILEVVQRFIQSVKTCQPPENEESVFGAFRSSLCSIVFSAVTETNASLQITASSVLTSLAQQTGLLLDSDIELAVDHLIRLLLMEDDDKVSLAVVECAGALAELHPAAFITKLIPRLKKEMFSDPMDQDNNREASEQQSHHALRQRCLSALAAVSIQPSVVQESTPVLLEVLSSAHTGSVGFSVEEVVLTCSSLQRIAEQVQDTEETGRCFHDIIIPRLLSLALQAGLQGEGSTGRRSPLLEEVVLSAMVPVISTSCSRLQPTLAEKTASRAVSLFLDGDVSFLPDNSFPSDIQLLKKQKGDSWSQSQMVCLLMGCVCSLPRSVEVPQMDQLLLQLEELSCTCSHPPSYTSAAKCFAGLVNKRAPGDSLDSLIQSTMKRVYSVLDSESSSVRTQAFTLMIWVARALLLRYHPLCTALIDKLFSLLDDADLGPMAADGFSLLMSDSSDVLNRSCHADVRIMYRQRFFSENSAKLVQGFNAAPQEKKPNYLKALSNIVNKLPKQVQVTELPALLSLLLEALSCPDQGVQLSTLSCLEPVLIDPPAALIQQLEALVNRLLALTSSRAMNVRIVSLRCIHAVSRFPVHEVLPFRARVLRALARPLDDKKRLVRDEAVQARSEWFLLGSPGGS; translated from the exons ATGGCTGCGGACACTGCCTTGATGCTGTCTCTTGTGGAGGAATATGTGTCGGGACTGCAGGACAGCAAGGCTAAAGATACAGCAAAAG GTGTCAAAGATGGAGAGTTTACAGTACTGCAGCTAGTGGAAGCACTGGG ACTGAGTCTGACCAGCTCTCAGCCTCACACGCGAGCCAGAGGCgtccagcttctctctgaggTCTTACAAGAGTGCTATGGAGGtcttacagagagagaag TGGAAGTGCTCATTGCCTTCTATGAAAACCGGCTAAAGGACCATTACGTCATCACACCGCCTGTCCTACAGGGACTCCGAGCGCTG ACAAAATGCACAGCTTTGCCTCCTGGCTCAGCTGTGTCCATGCTGAGGTCTTTGTTCCAGGATGTTCACGTTCAG tcTTTGATGCTGGCGGAGAGAGCTTGTGTCTACAACATGCTCATCAACCTCATGGAGACCAGAGAAGCTG AACTGAAGGGTCTGGGTGCGGActttgtgtttggttttgtccAGTCGATGGACGGAGAGAGGGATCCTCGCAACCTCCTGTTAGCCTTCCAGATCGCTAAAAGCATCGTCCATCGAGGTTATGATCTAG GTAAATTCACAGAGGAGCTGTTCGAAGTGACATCCTGCTATTTCCCCATCGACTTCAGCCCA CCTCCCAATGACCCCCACGGCATCACCAGAGAGGAGCTCATCCTGACACTGAGGGACGTCCTCGCTGGCACACCACAGTTTGCTGAG TTTCTGTTACCTCTCATCATCGAGAAGCTGGACTCAGATGTTCAGAGTGCGAAGCTGGACTCGCTGCAGACTCTG actGCCTGCGTGTCACAATATGAACATAAGGACTTGGCAGAGTTCCTCGAGGGACTGTGGGCGTCACTGCGCAGAGAG gtgtttcagacATCTAGCGAGAAGATTGAGTCTGCTGGCCTCGCTGCGCTCACCGcactcacttcctgtctgtctcgaTCAGTCCTCAACTCTGACTCTGAAGACTCTCTCTGCATCTTTCTGGATCTTGTACTCAAAG ACTGCAAACATCACCTGTGTGAACCAGACCTGAAGCTTGTGTGGCCCAGCGCCAAGCTGCTCCAGGCCGCCTGCAGCGCCTCCAACAGGGCGAGCCACATCATAGTGACCGCTGTCGTGCCCTCTATCATCGAGCAGTACAACAACAGAACACAG TGTTCCCACAGACGAACAATACTGGAGGTGGTGCAGCGATTCATCCAGTCAGTAAAAACTTGCCAGCCCCCAGAGAATG AGGAGAGTGTGTTTGGAGCCTTCCGTTCGTCCCTGTGCAGCATagtgttttcagctgtgacaGAGACTAATGCCAGCCTGCAGATCACAGCCAGCTCTGTGCTCACCTCACTGGCACAGCAAACAG GTCTGCTATTGGACTCTGATATCGAGCTTGCCGTAGATCACCTGATCAGACTGTTGCTGATGGAGGATGACGACAAAGTCAG TCTTGCTGTGGTGGAGTGTGCTGGAGCCTTAGCAGAGTTGCACCCCGCAGCTTTTATCACTAAACTTATCCCGAGACTAAAGAAGGAGATGTTTTCTG ACCCCATGGATCAAGACAACAACAGAGAAGCTTCTGAGCAGCAGtcccatcatgcattgcgcCAGCGGTGTTTGTCTGCCCTAGCTGCGGTGTCCATTCAGCCCAGTGTCGTTCAGGAGAGCACACCTGTCCTCTTGGAGGTCCTGAGCTCAGCACACACAG ggagTGTTGGTTTCTCAGTGGAGGAAGTGGTGTTGACGTGTAGCAGCCTCCAGAGAATAGCAGAGCAGGTTCAGGACACCGAGGAGACGGGACGGTGCttccatgacatcatcatcccGCGCCTGCTGTCTCTGGCTCTGCAGGCAGGGCTGCAAG GTGAGGGGTCAACTGGTCGCCGTAGTCCTCTTCTGGAGGAGGTGGTCCTGTCTGCCATGGTCCCTGTCATCAGTACTTCCTGCTCCAGGCTGCAGCCCAC GTTGGCGGAAAAGACGGCGTCGAGGGCTGTGTCTCTCTTCCTGGATGgtgatgtttcttttttgcctGACAACTCCTTCCCTTCAGATATCCAGCTGCTCAAG AAGCAGAAGGGAGACTCATGGAGCCAGTCCCAGATGGTTTGTCTGCTaatgggatgtgtgtgttcGTTACCTCGCAGC GTGGAGGTGCCTCAGATGGATCAGCTGCTGttgcagctggaggagctgagtTGCACCTGCAGCCACCCGCCGTCGTACACGTCAGCTGCAAAGTGCTTTGCCGGCCTGGTTAATAAGAGAGCGCCGG GTGATTCTCTGGACAGCCTCATTCAGAGCACAATGAAGAGAGTTTATAGTGTGCTGGACTCTGAGTCTTCGTCTGTTCGCACTCAGGCTTTCACCCTCATGATCTGG GTTGCCAGGGCTCTGCTTCTCAGATACCACCCTCTGTGCACAGCACTGATTGACAAG CTTTTCTCTCTGCTCGACGATGCCGACCTCGGTCCGATGGCAGCAGACGGCTTCTCGCTGCTGATGAGCGACTCTTCTGACGTCCTGAACCGCAGTTGTCACGCAGACGTACGCATCATGTACCGCCAGCGCTTCTTCAGCGAGAATTCAGCCAAGTTGGTCCAGGGCTTCAACGCTGCACCACAAG AGAAGAAGCCCAACTACCTGAAGGCTCTGTCTAACATCGTCAACAAACTGCCCAAACAGGTTCAAGTCACTGAACTACCAGCG CTTCTATCTCTGCTGTTGGAGGCCCTGTCATGTCCCGACCAGGGCGTCCAGCTGTCCACCTTGTCCTGCCTGGAGCCCGTCCTCATCGACCCACCAGCAGCACTCATACAGCAGCTAGAGGCTTTGGTCAACAGGCTGCTGGCCCTCACATCTAGTCGAGCCATG AACGTAAGAATCGTTTCACTGCGGTGCATCCATGCTGTTTCCCGCTTCCCCGTACATGAG GTGTTGCCGTTTCGGGCCCGAGTGCTACGAGCTCTGGCCCGCCCCCTGGACGACAAGAAGAGGCTGGTGAGGGACGAGGCGGTTCAGGCGAGATCAGAGTG GTTCCTGTTGGGAAGTCCGGGGGGAAGTTGA
- the mms19 gene encoding MMS19 nucleotide excision repair protein homolog isoform X2, with the protein MAADTALMLSLVEEYVSGLQDSKAKDTAKGVKDGEFTVLQLVEALGLSLTSSQPHTRARGVQLLSEVLQECYGGLTEREVEVLIAFYENRLKDHYVITPPVLQGLRALTKCTALPPGSAVSMLRSLFQDVHVQSLMLAERACVYNMLINLMETREAELKGLGADFVFGFVQSMDGERDPRNLLLAFQIAKSIVHRGYDLGKFTEELFEVTSCYFPIDFSPPPNDPHGITREELILTLRDVLAGTPQFAEFLLPLIIEKLDSDVQSAKLDSLQTLTACVSQYEHKDLAEFLEGLWASLRREVFQTSSEKIESAGLAALTALTSCLSRSVLNSDSEDSLCIFLDLVLKDCKHHLCEPDLKLVWPSAKLLQAACSASNRASHIIVTAVVPSIIEQYNNRTQCSHRRTILEVVQRFIQSVKTCQPPENEESVFGAFRSSLCSIVFSAVTETNASLQITASSVLTSLAQQTGLLLDSDIELAVDHLIRLLLMEDDDKVSLAVVECAGALAELHPAAFITKLIPRLKKEMFSDPMDQDNNREASEQQSHHALRQRCLSALAAVSIQPSVVQESTPVLLEVLSSAHTGSVGFSVEEVVLTCSSLQRIAEQVQDTEETGRCFHDIIIPRLLSLALQAGLQGEGSTGRRSPLLEEVVLSAMVPVISTSCSRLQPTLAEKTASRAVSLFLDGDVSFLPDNSFPSDIQLLKQKGDSWSQSQMVCLLMGCVCSLPRSVEVPQMDQLLLQLEELSCTCSHPPSYTSAAKCFAGLVNKRAPGDSLDSLIQSTMKRVYSVLDSESSSVRTQAFTLMIWVARALLLRYHPLCTALIDKLFSLLDDADLGPMAADGFSLLMSDSSDVLNRSCHADVRIMYRQRFFSENSAKLVQGFNAAPQEKKPNYLKALSNIVNKLPKQVQVTELPALLSLLLEALSCPDQGVQLSTLSCLEPVLIDPPAALIQQLEALVNRLLALTSSRAMNVRIVSLRCIHAVSRFPVHEVLPFRARVLRALARPLDDKKRLVRDEAVQARSEWFLLGSPGGS; encoded by the exons ATGGCTGCGGACACTGCCTTGATGCTGTCTCTTGTGGAGGAATATGTGTCGGGACTGCAGGACAGCAAGGCTAAAGATACAGCAAAAG GTGTCAAAGATGGAGAGTTTACAGTACTGCAGCTAGTGGAAGCACTGGG ACTGAGTCTGACCAGCTCTCAGCCTCACACGCGAGCCAGAGGCgtccagcttctctctgaggTCTTACAAGAGTGCTATGGAGGtcttacagagagagaag TGGAAGTGCTCATTGCCTTCTATGAAAACCGGCTAAAGGACCATTACGTCATCACACCGCCTGTCCTACAGGGACTCCGAGCGCTG ACAAAATGCACAGCTTTGCCTCCTGGCTCAGCTGTGTCCATGCTGAGGTCTTTGTTCCAGGATGTTCACGTTCAG tcTTTGATGCTGGCGGAGAGAGCTTGTGTCTACAACATGCTCATCAACCTCATGGAGACCAGAGAAGCTG AACTGAAGGGTCTGGGTGCGGActttgtgtttggttttgtccAGTCGATGGACGGAGAGAGGGATCCTCGCAACCTCCTGTTAGCCTTCCAGATCGCTAAAAGCATCGTCCATCGAGGTTATGATCTAG GTAAATTCACAGAGGAGCTGTTCGAAGTGACATCCTGCTATTTCCCCATCGACTTCAGCCCA CCTCCCAATGACCCCCACGGCATCACCAGAGAGGAGCTCATCCTGACACTGAGGGACGTCCTCGCTGGCACACCACAGTTTGCTGAG TTTCTGTTACCTCTCATCATCGAGAAGCTGGACTCAGATGTTCAGAGTGCGAAGCTGGACTCGCTGCAGACTCTG actGCCTGCGTGTCACAATATGAACATAAGGACTTGGCAGAGTTCCTCGAGGGACTGTGGGCGTCACTGCGCAGAGAG gtgtttcagacATCTAGCGAGAAGATTGAGTCTGCTGGCCTCGCTGCGCTCACCGcactcacttcctgtctgtctcgaTCAGTCCTCAACTCTGACTCTGAAGACTCTCTCTGCATCTTTCTGGATCTTGTACTCAAAG ACTGCAAACATCACCTGTGTGAACCAGACCTGAAGCTTGTGTGGCCCAGCGCCAAGCTGCTCCAGGCCGCCTGCAGCGCCTCCAACAGGGCGAGCCACATCATAGTGACCGCTGTCGTGCCCTCTATCATCGAGCAGTACAACAACAGAACACAG TGTTCCCACAGACGAACAATACTGGAGGTGGTGCAGCGATTCATCCAGTCAGTAAAAACTTGCCAGCCCCCAGAGAATG AGGAGAGTGTGTTTGGAGCCTTCCGTTCGTCCCTGTGCAGCATagtgttttcagctgtgacaGAGACTAATGCCAGCCTGCAGATCACAGCCAGCTCTGTGCTCACCTCACTGGCACAGCAAACAG GTCTGCTATTGGACTCTGATATCGAGCTTGCCGTAGATCACCTGATCAGACTGTTGCTGATGGAGGATGACGACAAAGTCAG TCTTGCTGTGGTGGAGTGTGCTGGAGCCTTAGCAGAGTTGCACCCCGCAGCTTTTATCACTAAACTTATCCCGAGACTAAAGAAGGAGATGTTTTCTG ACCCCATGGATCAAGACAACAACAGAGAAGCTTCTGAGCAGCAGtcccatcatgcattgcgcCAGCGGTGTTTGTCTGCCCTAGCTGCGGTGTCCATTCAGCCCAGTGTCGTTCAGGAGAGCACACCTGTCCTCTTGGAGGTCCTGAGCTCAGCACACACAG ggagTGTTGGTTTCTCAGTGGAGGAAGTGGTGTTGACGTGTAGCAGCCTCCAGAGAATAGCAGAGCAGGTTCAGGACACCGAGGAGACGGGACGGTGCttccatgacatcatcatcccGCGCCTGCTGTCTCTGGCTCTGCAGGCAGGGCTGCAAG GTGAGGGGTCAACTGGTCGCCGTAGTCCTCTTCTGGAGGAGGTGGTCCTGTCTGCCATGGTCCCTGTCATCAGTACTTCCTGCTCCAGGCTGCAGCCCAC GTTGGCGGAAAAGACGGCGTCGAGGGCTGTGTCTCTCTTCCTGGATGgtgatgtttcttttttgcctGACAACTCCTTCCCTTCAGATATCCAGCTGCTCAAG CAGAAGGGAGACTCATGGAGCCAGTCCCAGATGGTTTGTCTGCTaatgggatgtgtgtgttcGTTACCTCGCAGC GTGGAGGTGCCTCAGATGGATCAGCTGCTGttgcagctggaggagctgagtTGCACCTGCAGCCACCCGCCGTCGTACACGTCAGCTGCAAAGTGCTTTGCCGGCCTGGTTAATAAGAGAGCGCCGG GTGATTCTCTGGACAGCCTCATTCAGAGCACAATGAAGAGAGTTTATAGTGTGCTGGACTCTGAGTCTTCGTCTGTTCGCACTCAGGCTTTCACCCTCATGATCTGG GTTGCCAGGGCTCTGCTTCTCAGATACCACCCTCTGTGCACAGCACTGATTGACAAG CTTTTCTCTCTGCTCGACGATGCCGACCTCGGTCCGATGGCAGCAGACGGCTTCTCGCTGCTGATGAGCGACTCTTCTGACGTCCTGAACCGCAGTTGTCACGCAGACGTACGCATCATGTACCGCCAGCGCTTCTTCAGCGAGAATTCAGCCAAGTTGGTCCAGGGCTTCAACGCTGCACCACAAG AGAAGAAGCCCAACTACCTGAAGGCTCTGTCTAACATCGTCAACAAACTGCCCAAACAGGTTCAAGTCACTGAACTACCAGCG CTTCTATCTCTGCTGTTGGAGGCCCTGTCATGTCCCGACCAGGGCGTCCAGCTGTCCACCTTGTCCTGCCTGGAGCCCGTCCTCATCGACCCACCAGCAGCACTCATACAGCAGCTAGAGGCTTTGGTCAACAGGCTGCTGGCCCTCACATCTAGTCGAGCCATG AACGTAAGAATCGTTTCACTGCGGTGCATCCATGCTGTTTCCCGCTTCCCCGTACATGAG GTGTTGCCGTTTCGGGCCCGAGTGCTACGAGCTCTGGCCCGCCCCCTGGACGACAAGAAGAGGCTGGTGAGGGACGAGGCGGTTCAGGCGAGATCAGAGTG GTTCCTGTTGGGAAGTCCGGGGGGAAGTTGA
- the get4 gene encoding Golgi to ER traffic protein 4 homolog has translation MSEQESLRCSSARNRGGVQRVEGKLRASVEKGDYYEAHQMYRTLFFRYMSQAKHAEARELMYNGALLFFSYNQQNSAADLSMLVLEVLEKSEAKVEDEILENLAKLFSQMDQNSPERVAFVSRALKWSTGGSSKLGHPKLHQLLAVTLWKEQNYSESRYHFLHSSDGEGCAQMLVEYSASRGFRSEVDMFVAQAVLQFLCLKNKNSASVVFSTYTEKHPSLEKGPPFVQPLLNFIWFLLLAVDGGKLTVFTVLCEQYQPSLKRDPMYNEYLDRIGQVFFGVPPKQSPSYGGLLGNLLNSLMGSGEEDDVGEEAQEDSSPIELD, from the exons ATGTCGGAACAGGAGTCTCTGAGGTGCTCCAGTGCCAGGAACCGTGGAGGCGTACAGAGGGTGGAAGGAAAACTGCGAGCCAGCGTAGAAAAGGGGGATTACTATGAAGCACACCAGATGTACAGGACTTTATTTTTTAG GTACATGTCACAGGCTAAACATGCTGAGGCCAGGGAGCTGATGTACAATGGCGCTCTACTCTTCTTCAGCTATAACCAG CAAAACAGTGCAGCAGACTTGTCCATGCTGGTACTGGAGGTGTTGGAGAAATCTGAGGCAAAAGTTGAAGATGAAATATTAG AAAACCTGGCTAAGCTGTTCAGCCAGATGGACCAGAACTCCCCAGAGAGAGTAGCATTTGTGTCTAGAGCCTTGAAATGGTCCACAGGAGGATCCAGCAAGTTGGGCCACCCAAAACTacaccagctgctggctgtcaCCTTATGGAAAG AGCAAAACTACAGTGAGTCTCGTTACCACTTCCTGCATTCGTCTGACGGTGAGGGCTGTGCACAGATGCTGGTGGAGTATTCAGCGTCACGAGGCTTCCGTAGCGAGGTCGACATGTTTGTGGCGCAGGCCGTCCTACA GTTCCTCTGcttaaagaacaaaaacagcGCTTCTGTGGTGTTCAGCACATACACAGAGAAACACCCGTCCTTAGAGAAGGGCCCTCCCTTCGTCCAGCCTCTGCTAAACTTTatctggtttctgctgctggCAGTGGATGG GGGTAAATTAACAGTTTTCACAGTGTTATGTGAGCAATATCAACCTTCCCTGAAGAGGGACCCCATGTATAATGAG TATCTCGACAGAATAGGACAAGTTTTCTTTGGAGTTCCACCCAAACAGTCCCCATCGTACGGTGGCCTGCTAG GAAACCTGCTGAACAGCCTGATGGGTTCGGGTGAGGAGGATGACGTGGGTGAAGAAGCCCAGGAGGACAGCAGCCCCATAGAGCTGGACTGA
- the LOC115570822 gene encoding sperm-associated antigen 4 protein-like, whose protein sequence is MPSTNALRRSLRMQWSEYYTQEGTPHISYKEKLHRVFRRRRFRILHDPHDSHDPHDTHDYQDSQDSHDSHDYHDSHDHYNSHDSIASDDHLDGYQDVPDEESTDERTTGTKAPFRSTWRGMMKATFLLLVMLLGILVNVNLKLNEEVRSLRQQGDTPLADTMPNFALEPQGARVWHSLSSDTYWHRNPHIWIVKDKMHHWFYSTQSQRRVIQGHSPLQPGHCWCFPGDRGHIVISLSHPTSISHVTIGHISKILSPRGNIASALREFTISGMRSDDKNIELARLVYDQDGPSLQTFVVPDQDKGVFSHVKLQIDSNWGEKNYTCLYNFRVHGQTSTSTAIL, encoded by the exons ATG CCGTCTACAAACGCGTTGAGAAGAAGCCTGCGCATGCAGTGGTCAGAATATTATACGCAGGAAGGAACTCCACATATTTCCTACAAGGAGAAGTTACACAG GGTCTTTCGGAGGAGGAGATTTCGCATCCTCCACGACCCCCACGACTCCCACGACCCCCACGACACCCACGACTACCAGGACTCCCAAGACTCCCACGACTCCCACGACTACCACGACTCCCACGACCACTACAACTCCCACGACTCCATTGCCAGTGACGACCATTTGGACGGGTATCAGGATGTGCCTGACGAGGAAAGCACTGATGAACGGACCACAGGGACTAAGGCACCGTTCAGGTCTACTTGGAGAGGCATGATGAAAGCCACTTTCCTCCTGCTGGTCATGCTTCTTG GAATCTTGGTGAACGTGAATCTGAAGCTGAATGAGGAGGTGCGGTCACTCAGACAGCAGGGAGACACTCCTCTGGCAGACACGATGCCCAACTTTGCCTTAGAACCACAAG GTGCAAGAGTTTGGCACAGTTTATCCTCGGACACATATTGGCACAGGAATCCTCACATCTGGATTGTAAAGGACAAAATGCACCACTGGTTTTATTCAACCCAATCGCAGCGACGTGTGATCCAG GGACATTCACCATTACAACCAGGACATTGTTGGTGCTTTCCGGGCGACCGTGGACATATtgtgatctctctctctcacccgaCCTCCATCAGTCACGTGACGATCGGCCATATATCAAAAATCCTGTCCCCCCGTGGCAACATCGCAAGCGCGCTGAGGGAATTCACTATCTCT ggAATGAGGAGTGATGATAAGAACATCGAGTTGGCTAGATTAGTCTACGATCAAGACGGTCCATCATTACAGACCTTCGTAGTGCCT GACCAGGACAAAGGTGTCTTCAGTCACGTGAAGCTACAGATAGACAGCAACTGGGGAGAAAAGAACTACACCTGCCTCTACAACTTCAGGGTTCATGGTcaaacctccacctccaccgccattttatag